Genomic window (Magnolia sinica isolate HGM2019 chromosome 10, MsV1, whole genome shotgun sequence):
TTTTCGTACTACTAAGTAAGGCAATACTAGAACTTGTAATCCTTTAAAATCCCACTAATCCTACAAAGTAGAAATTGCACTTAAGTGAAGGTACTTAACCCCTTTCTCCGTCACCGATGTCTTTTACTCCGAATTTTAGGTCTcagatgatggggacatcacgcgcacacgcgcactcacgccgccacccctacgcacgtacgtacgtagatggaggaccccaccatcgatctgccttgatgacgacgtccagggagggcctcctagctagaagtcaagttttggttcagaaaagtggcccgatagtcaagaaaagcccaccatgggatctcatgatcgtggcccactcgtcagattggttttatattttaggttttgcttattgttgttatttagaacatcatgaacgctttagatttcctcgtttggtttttattttagtttacttcatcgccaagtaataggtgtcgcacatggtgcgagtttttgggtatagggttctccctataaataggcaccccttgtagttcttttcattgattaaagttaataaaaaaattcctcctttatttttctgctctcttcgtgagttgtggaagaattcaaaagtgggtgcgaagccctcccttttcgaagggctaactaccgtggtgcgaagcaacatcgatcccaattcacccccatcttccatcatcttttttttccatcttcccccaccatccgtactttgaatttgtccttttgttgcatcagatttcttcattacagattcggcccgcaggcgagctgaaacttcggcggagcaccacgcataaaccgtacatcggatcgagctgaaatttggaggttttggagtccatccctggctgaccagggctaaagtggcctttttctgaatagtgggccccacacacgtgcgaccgggatcacacgcacgtccgtttgggccattgttgttgtccacacgtgggatcatcttttggctcaggtttttatcctcttttatcctctcatagtcattttttcatgaatcctaaccctatattacatgatccctaattgattggcccctttttatcaccttagggttccttgaattgaaattagggaatcccttggattagggactgatttttatgcatgagtagttgattttatttccctttgacattgtttggtttataattttattggtccagtcctagcctgtgtcggcttggacccgcatagattcccctttaattgaatgtttggattttcatgtgggatgtggaatttgtgtgattgtttctgaattggtgtgatctaagcctgcaatcttgcatatcatatttttccatgtcctgcatcatcagATTAGGAGTCGTTACAAAACAGGGAGTCTCTagtcttttaggtttttaaagATTTTGTAGGGTCTAGCTGACTGCGGGATTTTGAGCTACCAGGCTAGTGATGATTTCGAgtcaaatatatcatatacatgaGTCAACTGCACACGCCGAAAAACCAAAGGAAATAGCATAGGCACCAAAACCCAATCTTCACAAGGAGGATGTAACCAATGTTCATAATGTtgacgatattatcgataatatctcaATAATATCGGTATCGACGAGTCACCGACATCAACTCCCCCATATATCACATCCCTTCGGGGTTTCAATGAGTTTTCAATGATTTTATCGTTGAAACGATAAAATGGagatattttcgatattatcgggTAGAATCAACACCTAAGACTCCCAAGCACCATTGTCACTCAACACTTTCGACGATATTATCTTTAAATATCACGGAAATATTGGTCCAACGACATTCGACTTCCACCAGTTGCTTTGTGCGTAAATTCCAaaaaatcgaaaataaaaaaaatagaaaatcgagAGGATGTGTTGAAATTGTTTCAGATCTGGTTTGGGTTGTCAATTTTGGTATCTCTTATTGCATCTATTTAGATATTCGAGCATTTGATTTGGGGCGACTCCACTATCAACGGCCTTGGGGCAAAAATctacttcatcttcttcttcttcctcctccttgcaacgtctctctctctctctctcactctctctctagcAAAAATTAATGActctttactctctctctctatcaattTCAACTTTCAAGGCTCTGTTTCTATCATTTTCCAAAAAGGGTCTACTATGTAGAATCAAGATATAGAGCAATTATATGATACTCGGGCAATGTATGATGATTGATACACCGGCACTTAAAAATTGTACACCTGGCATACATATTAACTCATAGTGCACCGATTTAGTTGTGAAAGTAGGTTGCTTAAGTCACAGTTCCAAAATGAGATTGTTTGAACGATCCAAACCTCTAATTTGTGGacacaaattaaaataaaataaaatattttcgaAAATtatttggatggatgggatggctattaggatggatagatgggatgatgtatggatgtttggatgattggatgggatggatggaatagttggatggttggatggatgtttggatgattagaTGGGATGGCTAGATGGCCggttggatggacggatggattttggatgattggatgaataattggatggatgggatggttggatgtttGGGTGGATGGTTAGTTGGATGAATGAATaggtggatgggatggatggatggtcggatggatagatgggatggatggatgtatgtttaGATGAttgaatgggatggttggatgtttgggtggacggttggatagatggatggttggatgatcggatgagatggatagatgggatggttcgATGGTTGGATGGGTTTCATGGATGTttagatgattggatggttggatggatttggatgggatAGTTGAATGATTGGATAGATTAATTgattgttggatggatggatggatggatgtatggatgatttgattggatgattggatgtgatggatagatggttagatgttaaatggatggatggttggatggatgggatggttagatggttggatggatgtttggataatTGGATGAATGGGATGGGATGCTTGGaaggatggatggatgagatggttggatgggatggatggtggatggttaaatggatgaatgggatggatggttggatcatcatgcaggtgtattgtgtttatatgcttatttatgcataaatatataatgcatgaatactttatgcatgtttatttgcttgttaattagtttaataagATTTAAGTGATTGTTGTTGTAccattggactgatttcttacgacaacataTACTTTTAGGCCCTATTAATGGAaatttgttatgtatgcattctttttgcaatgttttgattcctaaatatgcaacaAATATGTGTATATTAGCTTCttttgaagtttcactaaaaaattccaccattattcctatatttcaccatttttcccagcatttccggttatcggtgaAAACGGTATTTTATCTTTATCTCCGactagcaaaacttgtagcgatagcGACAACTCGAACATTGGATGTAACTGAAAATCATACCTGCACCATTTGCTATTAACACCTACGACGAAGGTCATCATGCAATCTTCCACTCCTCACTATTTGATTGATGGGGCTTTTATTGCTTGAGATAGGTGAAAGGAGAGGGGATCAGGACCCTTGATTTATAGGGTTGATAGGTAGCGCAATCCTTCCCAATCGTTTGATTCCATTGCACCATCTTCCAGTGGAAATCCATTGCCAATATCCCTCGTAAACAAAAGGGTTTCTGATACTCTAGGGCGCACCAAATGGCTACACACACCATACTtatatgggccctccctaaagtCCATTTGATTGATCGAAACCGTCAATTCCATTGCTTGTATGGCTGATGTCATGTGTTGCCCATTAATGCTAATGGTCAATAGTTGCACACTTAGAAAACCTGTCTAAGATCCGACCATTTCATGTATTGTGcctgggccccacttcacatgggttccgctttacacaagccacccgccccaagtgtgcccctgcatcccactggccacctcactcgagcccggtgtgaaaatgcccatgcattaatcaccctcagtgaggagtctcgaacacgagaccttccgctctaataccactttaatgcaggacaattaaccacttgctctaaaagcttgaactgatagagcatggcgaatcaatccccttatctgatagcccaagccccacatcccatgggttaggacctcggccaaacccctctcgtgggccccacattacatgggttccacttcacacgaGTCACCTGCCtcatacaggtggggcccacctcacatgagccacctccctcacacgggctgcccaccccgagtgtgccctgcATCCCACAGTCTACCCCAtccgagcccggtgtgaaaatgcccctgcattacgtagccatcaattggatggtcagtGTGATTTTGGTCTATGCTAAATCTATAATGGGCATTAGGAtatggactgtttggatttatGTGTGTGGGTGCTACATGATGGTGGATGATACACCACAACTTAAGAAGTGTTGCTGAACTTCCATtgtgttcttttcttattttatctATTTTAAAGGTTTCTTCACCTGTTTGTTGCAGATGGCAAGAATATCAATCATCTTTCTGGGAATGGGGTTGCTGGATTTTCAGATGGAGATCTGACAGATGCGACATTCAATCATCCACGAAGCTTCGCCGTTGATTCAAAGGGGAATATTTATGTTGCAGACAAGAACAACCATGCAATTCGCAAGATTTCCAAATCAGGTATGTTGTTGTTTCCTTGCTTGATTTTGTTTTGGATAGTTGTGTGATGGTATGAACTCAGGCCACATCAGTTACTTTGATCTCTTTCAGTATATAACTTCCAAAACTTAAAAGTGTAAAAAGTGAAACTGGTAACAAGGGACATGCCACAGgaatgaagttttaatggttgaaaattAGGGTtatgtttcctctctctctctctctgaaaattATACTTTGGATAATTGGTGCATGCACCCATCACCAACCTTTGGGCCCATCACCTACTCAAGTGTACGTGTTCCTCACCACTGGCAAATTAGTCAAATGATATTGAGGAAACCATGTGGCAATTTATCGTTGTATGCACTATTCATGGAGCTTAGGCACAAATTCAAGTGAAGCGGATTTAGTGCAGTTCGTGGTGGTGTTGACATATAAGTTGTGTTGGTAGTCATGTTTTGTGGGTTCTATGCTATTTTGTGCAGCCAACTGTAAAAGCATGACCTTTCATGTGTGTGGTGCTTTGAGTTTAACAGTTTGCTTGCTTGCCATTTGGTGTGCTAATAGGATGGGGTTCAATAATGGTGGGACCATGCTGGCATGTGAGTGTTGTCAATGCGAACCTCTGCTATGGCCGGTTTAAAAGGGGAAAGTTGATGTCTGGTGTGCAGCCAAAAAAACTCTGTCAATCTACTATGCAAAAGCCAACCCCTAATTGTTGTGAGAAAGGTTaagatatgatgatgatgatgtagtaTCCATGGACCATTCTCCTTTGAGAAATGTGGCAATTCACATGAGTTCTTGACAAGAAGATTCATGGCACACATTGTAAGATCTGAGGCGCTCATCAGGTGGGGGCTGCCCTGAATGCCCTAGCCCAAAAGTTAGGATATTCACTCATCAGGCAATACACACATGTATAATGCATATAGACCATTGTTCGTTTGTTTCTAACCATACCATTTCTCTCATACACATGTAGCCTTTACCTAGTCCCCTGATTCAGGGCTAGGGCATGTTCATCATGTTCCTCCATCTGATTAGTCCCCAATATTTTGCACATGTGCTACAGATCACCTCTTCAATCTCGTATGTGAATTCACCTAGTACTTGCTTCTCTTCACCTTTTCCTATCGACGAAAGGACTAACTTTGAAATTTAGAACTAGAGGAGGAATTGAATGATAATCAACCAAACGATGTGTAGAATGTCCTTGAGAGATTGTGGTTGATCATGCTTTCCATTGAAATGGTGGGTcattagtttgtacaagtgggcccatagTTTGGTGCTCTGAGGAGTCCCACCATGGATTTTGGTGAAGCATCCCAGCTTGGACAATCACAATGTTTTTGTCATCGACTCGCTAATAGACAGTTAACATATCAAAAGTCCAAGATTTGGTGGAAAATGCCAAAGATTGGATTGCTTGGATCTTCAATATGAAACATTCTTTGGCCATGGTCCACCACATTTGGGCCCATTAgaccaacagtttggatgaccAAGGGCATTTACGCACTCAAGGCTTAAGGACACTGCATATCCACAAGTTAAGGATTATATTGTTCTTCATAGTACCACTATGTTCTTGGAACGTTTGAGCATTCATCTGAAAGGACCAATGTGGATTAGGCATAGTTCCATGCTTGCATtgatggatgatcctaaccatccaattgatggcctACAAATGAATGGCAAAGAAAGTAAAGAGCAGCAATGGTACCTGCTACACGAAGGTTATCATCATGCCACTGACATCCCATATTCGAATAATGGGATCATCTCATTCTAATTTTCTATCAGCCGGTCTTTTTGTATCATTCCTTTAATAGTATATATTGTGTATAtattctgggttttttttttttttttaattctttttatttGTTCATTTTTTTCCCTCTCATGGGATCACCACATTTTGAGGATAAGGCTTCCAAATGTGTGTTTGTATAATTCATGTGGCTGAACCGAattggttgggataaggcttaggtgaTGATTATTCAAGATTGGAACTCCCATGATTGCTTGGCTAAAGTTCTATGACTGGCTGCCCACCTTAAAACAACCCTACTGTACCCAGGCTTGGCTAGTGCATCACTTCCAAGCAAAGTTCCCATTTCCATGCTTAAGAAGTGGGAAGGAAAGGGGTATCGTTACCCACAACCCAGTCATATTAAATCACATATGAACTTCTCATGTATGTGGGACCTTTGAGGCTtgcattaggtgggcctcatcatgaagaTTACCAGGCACAAAAATCAGGGCGGTCCACTATCATATGGGCTACCTGTGTATGTTAGATCAAAGCCCTACCTACCAGGCACATAAATCAGGTCAGCCCACCCATCGTATGGGCTACATGTGTGTGTTAGATCAAAGTGGCAGGTCTGATTTAAAACATCCAATGTTTTAGTATAATGTGGACCGCTTGATGAGTGGACTTGCCTATTTCTGCACCAGGCAATCTTTCATGGTGGTCCACCTTTTGCATGGCctagatgttccacacacattaCAGACATGTTGGTACTTGGCACACAATTGGATTTCATGTGAATGTAATGGTTTGAGATCATTCCTAAAGTGAAATAGTAGCTTTAATTTGGTTGTGATAAAATAATTATCTAATGCAATACAAAGCTTTTGAAATTACATGGTTTTGCTCCTGGTAGGATTTGAATATTCAATTCACCTTTGTTTTGTGATGACATTATGACATAGGCGTGACCACAATTGCCGGCGGCAGCTCCAGCAAGACAGGGAATGTCGATGGGCCTGCTCAGAATGCAACATTCTCAACTGATTTTGATCTAACCTTCATTCCGAAAACATGCGTCTTGCTGATTTCAGATCGAGGCAATAGTTTGATTAGGCAGATCTATCTGAAAGCAGAGGATTGTGCTCATGAGTCGCGATTAGGTAAGCAACAATTAATTTTCTTGAATGTTTTGAAtttaaccaaaaaaagaaaaagaaaaaaagaaatctaaTAATGATTCCTGCTAAAAGTAGCCCTCTTCATTATTGTAATATGATAGCACCCCTTTTCTTGAAACAAATGATATTGATCAAGGAGCTGACTGTTCACAATGCGTCTAGTTCTTAAGCCTGCATTTGTGTTCTAGCATCAAGAAAAATAATTgcaatttttcattttctattaTTAGCATAATTTTCAAAGATCAAGAACTAGTCATGTGGATATGAAAGAGTTTTTTTCTTTACAATACAAACACAAAAGAGTTGCATTttgcaattttttgaaatatataatATGACTAGcagtagaaattccaaaattgaaaaataatttttGTGCTCCCAAAATGGCCATGAGAAAAGTGTATTTGAAGCAATAAACCACATCCCTTGAGGTGTGCATCCTGCTAGAGACGTAGGTCTACAAAGATAAGAGGGAGTTGAAGTATCCTTTCTTTAATCTttcacttcttttcttttttctacctGTCCCCCATTTGAGGCATGATTTGTCTAGTTCATACCTATTCTTAAAGCCCAAGCATAGGTTAAAACCCCCTTTATTATGTTCTATATTTCTTAGCTGGGTCTCCTTTTTGTTGCTTTATTTTCTTACTATCATTATGTCTGTATTTGATTCTTTGAAGTCATTGAAGAAGTGTGTAAAAGGCACTATTCTTCATATCTTTCTGCTTTTGTTAATGGATTCTTATTTGCAATTGGTTAAAATGAAGGCAAGATGTAAGTGGTTTGGAGGTGCTCAGACTCACCTGCCTTCCATTTAATCCATCAAAATCAATGTTGTATAACCACGTGGTTTGCCTGGTTTGAACTGGAACTGGCTGCCAAAATAGGCCATGTCACCTTTCAGTTCATGGGGGTAACTgttttgtaaatatatatatatatatatatatatatatatatatgcaactaCATCCTTCACAGTTGAAGTCTTGAATGAACAAGTTCTAGAAAAccaagtgatgcaggacaattaaccacttgctctaaaagctcgaactaatagaacatggcaaattaatccctttatctcataagcccaggcccaaatccatgggttaggtcctcggctgaaccctcctcgtgagccccaaatcaatgggcttcgcctcacacgggccccaaatccacgGGTTCTAcgggccacccacctcgagtgtgcccctggccccctgcatcccataggctaccccactcaagccaggtgtgaaaatgcctccgcATTACCAAGTGAGGTTTTAAATAAACTTACTACATATTGTGTTGTTCACCACCGATACAGGTTCATGTtgcttgtatggcctttgtattGGGTTTTTTCAGGCTGATATGGCCCAATACAACTGTATTGTTCATGGATGGTACTAGTAAGTATCAGGTGATACATACTGGTTTCAGAAGATACTCTAAACCTTGAAACCAAACACTCAAAACCACTAGGCTAGTAGCCTAGTAGATGGCTATTAATCCtcagttttttattatttaaccAAAAGCAATATCCAGTCCAAAAATGGGCCAACAGGTCTGACAATTGGACCTGCGTTAGGACTTAGGACCCACTTGCCCAAAAAACAGGTTGAGGTCGTCAATCTAAATGCAAAGAAAGATATAACAATACCTTGATCTATGGTTGTTTTCATGGTGTATCTAGTTTCCTAGTTTCTAACATGTTTAATTTTGCTCATTGTGCTATGCATGTTTAATTACAACTTGAAGGCTTCCGTAATGTTTATTGGAGCAATGTTCTTACTTTAGTATGGTGCAACTTCCTTTGTTGGGTTGGTTTGGGTCTAGGTTGGACGTGTAAAGGACACTCACACGTGAGCATACAACACATAGATTCACTCAATCTTCATGTACAACTATTTTAAAACTCATAAAATCTTCATCTCGTCAACTCACTTTATCTAATAGAGGATGTAATCTTGTGATTATAGATTATCGTGTTCTCTTATTATAAATTATCATGTCCTCCTCACTGTAAGCAAGTAGGCGAGAAAGAGGCTTTTCAAATCATAACATGGTATCTAGAGCCTTTGTCTAACATATAGGGCAATATTGTCTTCACCAAAAATCACAACACCATCCTCTATATTGATCAGAAAACTTGCGTATTGTCGGAGTCACTATCTTCTCCAGTGTTGAGATGCTCTACCCACAAGACCCTTGGAACCCATCCCCTTGCAAAACCCTGGTGCAACTCGCTACCCAACACCATCCGAAACCACTACCGaatccctcctctccttctccgATCATCTCTGCCTCTCTATTAACTTCTGTCACCCTCTAAGCAAATCTTACTTCCCAGATTTGGCATCCGTAACTGCTGTCAACTCCTGCTGCGTATGTTACAGCCTGTATCATAAAGGCTATATAattggccattatggccaccattaccgttatcaAATACGTTGGCGCCCCACGATGTCTGacattgatgcggacatcagtggtgcaccctttagagtataGACTagaggaggcgtcgccgacaaagtaccggagcggaggagttgatgtggatggacgttgggtccatcaGACCCATTTTTTGACgtgctacgagtgcaggagcagCATGACcacaccctgaccatagatctatgggtcggatttcacaccctaccacgcaggtgttttagttttagacatttttgtttttttttccttgtttcagGGGTTTTATTGTACTttcattattttttcattttttttgttatttttcttgttttcaggggctttagtgcacttttactttttccatagctcaTATATTCGTTGTGAGAAaccttattttgattattattgaATGAGTAGAAATTCgtatttttcttcctctttattcaagatattagggtttcaggattgacccttcggtgttgaggattccacatcgatttcaggtttccttctttctaaatcttcaaggtacaggaaaaggtaagaatcatcatccttctcttttgacgacaaaaggacctatactttcttcatctcaaaccattcattcttcacccctttcgttcctctctggatatcccatttctagtttgaacggaaaagagggatggttagtcagtagaatcatatccaaacttgaccatggactgacttatgctagatctgagaTATCCTCATGTCCTTAGGTCCtccatttttactgtttacgcgattttatgctaaggggcatgatcctaacggaataacctcatctttgtgttgaaatttacctaatccctttgattggaaacggttagttaattagtgtatttatttgaacattctttaacctgattatacatgcatctaggagtAGGTCATCACATGTTCCTGCATCAGACACCCAACACTCTCCTCAACCTATTCCTCCTCCCTCAGAACCCTAACCACCTTATACTCATCACAACCTCCCTCAGCTATGATTGAAGAGTTCAATGTTCTCATGAGAAATGGCACATGGTCCTTAGTTGCAATGCACCCAAACGTGAATGTGGTTGGTTGCATATGGGTCTTCCAGCTCAAAAGAAAAGCCAATGGCTCCATCAATCGATTCAAGGCCCACTTGGTGGTGAAAGGACTTGACTATGCTGATTGTCAACACAATCAGGTCCGTAGTGAAAACTACAACCATTAGAATGGTCCTTTCCTATGACCTTTCTTAAAATTGGCCCTTACACCGATTGGATGTTCGAAATGATTTCCTTCATGGTGTCCTTGAGGAAGAAGTCTACATGAAATAGCCACTGGGATTCGTTGATCCATGATTTCCCAATCACGTTTGCCACTTAAGCCTTGTAcagtttaaaacaggctcctcaACTTACCAATGTCAACTCTTACCTTCTTCAATTGGACTTCACTAGCTCCAAGGATGATACATCCTTATTTATATGACAGGACACTCTACTGCAACCAAATCCCTTCTTGTCTACATTGACAATATACTTGTCATCGGCTCAGTGCTAGCAGCATTTAGGACCTCATTAATCGTCTACAGGCTGCCATAGCTATCAAGGACTTATGACCACTTCATAATTTTCTAGGAATTGAAGCTCTTGTGGCCCTAATGGCTTATTCCTCTTCCAGAGAAAATTTATTCGAGACATTCTAGCTCGAACAAAGATGGACAGTGCAAAAGCACTCTCAACTCATATGGCTACAGGGTCCAAGTTGTCGTTTTGGTCTCCTTCCTAACAAGTTTACCATCCTTGATGGACAATTTCACCTGAGGAGACGTGTAGAAGGACACTCGCATGTTTGCATAAACACATGTGAGTATCCCACATGTTCACTCAATCTTCATGTACAACTATTTTAGATCTCATAAAATCATCATTTACAGCTCGCTGTATGTAATAGAGGATTTAATCTTGTTATTATAAATTATCATATTCTCCTCACTGTAAGCATGTGGGTGAGAAAGAGGCTTTCCAAATCATTACAGGTCCTCCTGCAATCACAATGGACCATTAGTTGGATGGGCCCACAATGGATTCCACATGGTCCCAAGATCACCCTGATTAGATGGTAACAGCCTTATATTAAGAGCTTGCAAACATGGTAACACCATCTTTTGTATTGACGTCCATTTTCTGGCCCTTCATCAAAATGGCCCAGATGCAATCCATGGTGGATACCACCCAGCCAATGCTGTTGATGACCATAGGTGTGTCCACCTGGACTGCATAGAGGAATTTCACACTTTCAGACCATAGGAAGAATTCTGATCGATCATTGCTTGTGTTTCTTGATGAGTGATTACTTGTTTGTAGTTTCAACTCCGGCAGGCCAAACTACTATGATCTTTATCCAGTTCTTTGTTTCCCTTTTTCTTAAGAGTCTATGCATCCTTCATGCATGTGTCATGTGTGCATGCCATCCAAAGCATCAAAGTGGCGAGCCCCATGCATGGACTATACCTTCCTATTCACCCTTGTCAAATGATTGTAATTATCTAATCGGTACCATCAAATGGACAATTCAAAAGGAATTTAAGTAAATGTTATTTGGTCCAAATTCAATTACCAACCTCAGATGATTTGCGTTGTTTGAGCAGTGAGATTCTTGGGATACGTTCCACCCACAATGGACCCATGATTTGAACCATCTAGATTTCTTGACATGTGCTGCAGGTACAATTAATGAGTCGTTACCAGGTGAATTGACATGGTAGTCTAGCCATTCAATTCCATGTGACTTTTGGAAACAAACAAGTCGTCGTATCTCGTTTTATAAATAGAATTTCTTTGTTACTTtttagtgtgtttggatgcactatctaaTTGAAATGAAATCCTTATTCTGGAACTAACCAAATTGTAGTTTCCTTAGCATTTGCATTGAGGGTCTGGGCTCTAATTCCCAAGTATGTCACTCTAAAGCAGGACTTGGAAGAGACATAATTGCAATTTGATTGCCACTTCCTCATTACAGATATTgggaaatattattatttttcggCACTCCCTCTTGATTGAACTAATGTTTGGAATTCAATTCACTTCACATTTGAATGCACCTtgtcatatttttctttttttcttttttcttttttcttttttttttttcagagttGGGCGTGCCGTTAGTCTGTGTGGTAGGAGTGCTATGTTTGCTCGTGGGCTCGATTGTAGGGTTTGTGGTTCGTCCATTTCTCACCTCTCGTGTAAGTCTCCCATCTCTCTCCTGTCTCTTATCCGATGTCTCCCTGGTAAAAGCTGGAAAACTTACATCTTTTCCCAACCATATTTTTTAGACAGGACATATCCAGCCACAACGACGGCCTCAACAAGATCTTGAAGCATTGCCGAACGAATCTGAAGGGACAAGTACAGATAGCCTGCTCCGACATCAGAAACGCAGTTGCTAGATCGACCCCTTTCATGCTCTTAAGCAGACTCGTCATGTTAGGCC
Coding sequences:
- the LOC131257943 gene encoding uncharacterized protein LOC131257943 isoform X4 — translated: MARLFIFALSFLLFLLRQLPNQVSSAVVLEYGYTVSTVFDGNKQRPTVHPFSLLPGTQDDALLLLDSSNNAFYTLSQDGKNINHLSGNGVAGFSDGDLTDATFNHPRSFAVDSKGNIYVADKNNHAIRKISKSGVTTIAGGSSSKTGNVDGPAQNATFSTDFDLTFIPKTCVLLISDRGNSLIRQIYLKAEDCAHESRLELGVPLVCVVGVLCLLVGSIVGFVVRPFLTSRTGHIQPQRRPQQDLEALPNESEGTSTDSLLRHQKRSC
- the LOC131257943 gene encoding uncharacterized protein LOC131257943 isoform X1, with amino-acid sequence MARLFIFALSFLLFLLRQLPNQVSSAVVLEYGYTVSTVFDGNKQRPTVHPFSLLPGTQDDALLLLDSSNNAFYTLSQDGKNINHLSGNGVAGFSDGDLTDATFNHPRSFAVDSKGNIYVADKNNHAIRKISKSGVTTIAGGSSSKTGNVDGPAQNATFSTDFDLTFIPKTCVLLISDRGNSLIRQIYLKAEDCAHESRLELGVPLVCVVGVLCLLVGSIVGFVVRPFLTSRDISSHNDGLNKILKHCRTNLKGQVQIACSDIRNAVARSTPFMLLSRLVMLGLSDVFLIFEVFRPRKVVNPSQHAEPISLLDSDIVGNTEKQQDFADQLEDLVSFDDALKMEKSIERGDGDEKGDTSTLDKMIEDNILCFSNPTMKQEGLLKGVLGGSIGLAKRRGIEADNGH
- the LOC131257943 gene encoding uncharacterized protein LOC131257943 isoform X2; this encodes MKSIAISVHIHDGIRNGCNSPTDGKNINHLSGNGVAGFSDGDLTDATFNHPRSFAVDSKGNIYVADKNNHAIRKISKSGVTTIAGGSSSKTGNVDGPAQNATFSTDFDLTFIPKTCVLLISDRGNSLIRQIYLKAEDCAHESRLELGVPLVCVVGVLCLLVGSIVGFVVRPFLTSRDISSHNDGLNKILKHCRTNLKGQVQIACSDIRNAVARSTPFMLLSRLVMLGLSDVFLIFEVFRPRKVVNPSQHAEPISLLDSDIVGNTEKQQDFADQLEDLVSFDDALKMEKSIERGDGDEKGDTSTLDKMIEDNILCFSNPTMKQEGLLKGVLGGSIGLAKRRGIEADNGH